One genomic segment of Brevibacillus laterosporus LMG 15441 includes these proteins:
- a CDS encoding stalk domain-containing protein, which yields MNKQLKRGAFLLLASTLAITPLVSVPQSTYAAKGLSVDAKDTKTDKTTTYTLEFEAEDDLKKGDEIVVNFGTDFDLRDVDEDSIKVNGSKPKDVSVSRGKITIEISKKIDDGDDVEIVIKDVGNPDDDDEYDISVDDGEGKSTDSIKIGKSKSSSSKSKTEKSAFSVDFGSKYQDEKTSLEISRIDLNDKLDDTKYVEVTFPYSSMVPNKISTSDVELNGYSPKDVEVSGRTVKIKPSSKADGDKRLTIKFNKDAGIRTPSSSSSFKVEVDYRNTTYVSKEFEMKKGSSSVDSDYSVTLSDNKAGARSSVAMDVRLRDELRGGNDIYVEFPTQDMVPGYIFSSSVTINGTPARSTGVSGRTVTLSTPYNFSSTDRVRIEFKNDAFLKMPTSTGNYDLAVKYRDTTYRSKSFTVAAGGVTPTNPTNPTYPTNPTNPTNPTVPVVPANNSTATVALSKPNPNAITGMTVGIKALGVGLSTSDYIEVVMPTTFRVPTTIPTTAVTVNGTYPSYVGTRGQNLVIYPSVNLPAGQAVSVAVNENAKIQTPGASNIYNVGVYTSAEKNPLFIRQVTVGAQNGISFKVGAASFKTQGKTFPLAVAPYTVNGNTMVPATFVRDGLKVSTTYTKAAATVKYGKTTMSFKVGSKVVNINGKNYTLPTAVQLKNNVPMLPIRTITDNLRFNLAWDNASSSVIIFK from the coding sequence ATGAATAAACAACTAAAGAGAGGCGCATTCCTACTGCTAGCATCGACTCTAGCAATTACACCTTTGGTCTCTGTTCCGCAGAGTACATACGCAGCTAAGGGTTTGTCTGTTGATGCAAAAGATACGAAAACAGATAAGACAACGACCTACACCCTTGAATTTGAAGCAGAAGATGATCTAAAAAAGGGTGATGAGATCGTTGTAAATTTTGGTACAGATTTTGACTTGAGAGACGTTGATGAAGATTCGATCAAAGTAAATGGAAGCAAGCCAAAAGACGTATCTGTTAGCCGTGGAAAAATCACCATTGAAATCAGTAAGAAAATTGATGATGGTGATGATGTAGAAATTGTTATCAAGGATGTCGGTAACCCTGATGATGACGACGAATATGATATCTCTGTAGATGATGGAGAAGGAAAATCAACAGACTCAATTAAAATCGGGAAAAGTAAAAGCTCTTCTTCCAAAAGCAAAACTGAGAAAAGCGCCTTTTCCGTCGACTTTGGAAGCAAATATCAAGATGAAAAAACATCTCTTGAAATTTCCCGAATTGATTTAAATGACAAGCTAGACGATACAAAGTATGTAGAAGTGACATTCCCTTACTCTAGCATGGTACCTAATAAAATCAGCACAAGTGACGTTGAATTAAATGGATATTCTCCAAAAGACGTTGAGGTATCTGGAAGAACAGTTAAAATTAAGCCTAGCTCGAAAGCGGACGGCGATAAAAGGCTGACGATTAAATTTAACAAAGATGCGGGGATCAGAACCCCTTCTTCTAGTAGCTCTTTTAAAGTAGAAGTTGATTATAGAAATACGACCTACGTTTCAAAAGAATTTGAAATGAAAAAAGGTTCCTCCTCTGTAGATAGTGACTACAGTGTCACTTTATCCGATAACAAAGCAGGAGCTCGCAGTTCTGTGGCAATGGATGTAAGATTAAGGGATGAACTTAGAGGCGGCAATGATATTTATGTAGAATTTCCTACCCAAGATATGGTTCCAGGCTATATTTTTAGCTCATCTGTAACAATCAATGGAACTCCTGCGAGATCTACTGGAGTTTCGGGTCGTACGGTAACCTTGTCAACACCTTATAACTTCTCTAGTACAGATCGTGTACGTATCGAATTTAAAAACGACGCGTTCCTTAAAATGCCTACATCAACAGGCAACTACGATCTGGCTGTAAAATATAGAGATACAACTTATCGTTCTAAATCGTTTACTGTAGCAGCAGGAGGAGTAACACCAACAAATCCGACTAATCCTACGTATCCGACAAACCCAACAAACCCAACTAATCCTACAGTACCTGTGGTTCCTGCTAACAATAGCACAGCGACTGTAGCACTTAGCAAGCCTAATCCAAATGCAATTACTGGTATGACTGTTGGAATTAAGGCGCTAGGCGTTGGTCTTAGCACATCTGATTATATTGAAGTGGTTATGCCAACAACCTTCCGTGTCCCTACGACTATTCCAACAACAGCTGTGACCGTTAATGGCACATATCCAAGCTATGTTGGTACTCGTGGACAAAACTTGGTTATCTACCCATCAGTTAACCTACCTGCAGGTCAAGCAGTAAGCGTAGCAGTAAATGAAAATGCAAAAATCCAAACACCTGGAGCATCTAATATTTACAATGTAGGCGTTTATACATCTGCTGAAAAAAATCCGTTGTTCATTCGTCAAGTAACGGTCGGTGCGCAAAACGGAATCAGCTTTAAAGTAGGTGCAGCATCCTTTAAAACACAAGGAAAAACCTTCCCATTGGCTGTAGCTCCTTACACAGTGAATGGTAATACGATGGTACCAGCTACCTTTGTACGTGATGGGTTGAAAGTAAGCACAACCTACACAAAAGCGGCTGCTACTGTAAAATATGGAAAAACAACAATGAGCTTCAAAGTAGGTTCAAAGGTTGTCAACATCAATGGTAAGAACTATACTCTGCCAACCGCTGTA